aagaagaaaagcacAAGCAGAGAAGTTAAGGTGTCCAATAACTTTCTCTGACGCTGAGATGCACACGAAGCAGCAGATCTGGAACTTTTTTGCTCCCTGTCAGAGACTGTGAAAGCGATCACTGGCGTCTGTTGAGGCTGAACACAACCAGGGATGTAAAGCTGAAAGAAACAAGTTATCCACATCTCTGTAACAATTGAAATTTTAATGGCTTTTAAAAGTTGTAACAGTTTGAGACTGCACCTACACCAAGTGAAGTCTTGAACTTCTTTAGTTTCTGTGAAATATTAGTGTCTCAAATGACAGATCTCAACCTGAAATCATAGGACTTTGCATAACTGTAGATCAATATACTCATGGCAGTTGTTAACCTTGCCGGCTTTCAAAATCATATAGGGCTGCACTCGAGCTTCTggtgaagtcttttttttttttgctatgcaTAAATGCTCTTTGCAAAAGATGTGACACAAAGGCCCCCGATGCACATTGATTGTGTCATGTGGATCCAGCGGTGAGAAATGAATTTGTGATAGGGATGAATGTGCCGCTACTAAATTAAAGGTGAACGCTTTCCTTCGAAAGCATTCGCCAGATTTTAACAGCTTTTTTGAATTGCTCGCCATCTGTTTATTACTTACTGCATGAGACCTCATATGATTTTGCAATACAGGCCCAACGGGAGAGAAATATAAACCCAATGGAAAAGGAGGCAAGAAAAAAACAGCCAGTTGAGACCAACTTATCCAAGAGCCTTGACTTTGTGTTGCTTTGCATTGTGAATGACGTGAGCAGCAATCTGACAGTGATATCAATCCATTATTTGTTACTTACAGGACTGAAAAATAATGGTGTACAACACACATCAtgcatttgtttgtattttttcccaTCGAGACCATTTGGATCTAATTAAAGACAACATGAAAACAGTTCTTTTCATCTGGGAGACTCGGATGCAAGAGAATGATTTACTGCTAATAATAAAATCAGAGGAGAGTATCCCACTGAAAGGGATAAGCCAATGATCATTCATACAGAACATTAATTACATATCAGATCAATAGTGATGTTCACTTTCCCATGAATGCAGACAAAAGACGCTGTGAGTTATTGACATATGTTAAAGGATTAACAACACATTCTTCAAAACAATTGTTTGTTTATTACAGTGTGAAACATTTTCCGGTCATTCTCTGCATGTAGCAGACAAAACACTTCCACAATCCCCAAATGTGCCATATTTTGCGGTCTCTGGTGTGTCACTGTGGCAATCTGTCTCTACGTGTTTTGTCACATGACAGCAACACAACGACACCCATATGCAGGGCCAATGGTGGACGGCAAAGGGGATTCCCTTAGTACTTTAGCATGCTTTGAAACTTTGAAACACTTAAAAAGGATACAATTATTCTACACAGTTCGGTAATTACCAAAAGAGGACAACTGATGGCTATTAAAGTAATAATCATgagaataaagtttaaaattcAACAGTTTTCCTCACTAGACATCACATATTCTGCAGTCTGTTGAAGAAATTATTAGGAATTCCTTATTTTGCTAAAGTGCAGTGCATATGACATCTGTTGACAACGCTCAATTGTCCCATAGgcagtataaaagatgggcGTAGCCTCTGTGACTTCACCCACTGGTTAGCAAAGCTCCGTTATGAAGCCTTGAGTTGAGTTTTTGCCATAaccatcttggtgttttgaaactggtGAGGGGTGGATCTGACTGAGAAAACAAGGACACCACATTGCCTATTGACTTGTGATTGACAAATTGTTAGACAATGAGCATATTCTGGATAAACTCTTAGAATGatcatccatctgtccatttatacaattcaattcaattcaactcagtcttatttatatagcgccaaatcacaacaacagtcactgtGGTTTATCAGTCCATtgatatccatccattttctacccCTTTTCCAGGCTGGGTCACTGGGGCAGCAGTATAAGCAGAGAAGCCCTCCCTCTTTCTACCAACTCATCCGGGGGAATACTGAggcataatctctccagcatgtcctctAAGTGGGCGTTCCCAGAACACCTCACTCAGGAGGCATCCTAATCAGATGTCAGATGTGCAATgtcactccacccttttcctgcTGAGAACACTGGCTTTGGACAAACCCTGGTGCTCATTTTCGCTGCAGACTGCTCAGGTGCGAGCTGGAGTTCACTAACTGATGAAGCCAAGAAAACTACTTCATCCACAAAAAGCAGAGACAAGATCCTGAGCCCAACAAGGTGGAAGCCTTCCACCACTTGTCTCCGGCTTGAAATCAGTGACAAACCTGTGGCAGCTAAATAGCTCGTAAACACAGgtcagacaccccatactcccaaaGCACTTCAAATAGGATCCCCTAAAGAACACAGTCAAATACCTTCTTAAttcacatgtagactggttgatAAATGTAAATGAACTGGTTTTtatgtagtgcttttctactcttcttgAGCATTCAAAGCAATTTATACAACACGCCTCATTAACCCATTTGTACACATTCATGCATTCTTGAGTTCAAACAttgaaaaaagtgcttgtatgaatgtgtgtgataaTGAGAGTTAGTACCTTCAAACtctgctttctatctaacattcccACATATTTACACTCTGATGGacgcatcagagagcaacttggggtttgGTATCTTGCTTAAGGATACACTGGCATGCCCCAAACTGCCAGCATTTGGGCAAACATCCATACACACTAACaagataaagagctggtccagtgttccatgACCAGGATGAAAACCTCACACCTCATTATTCCTCCTGAATATTAGGTACAAATAATAGATTTGTGAATGACCAAAACTTATTAAAAGAACTTCAAGTACTGAGTATGGCAGATATGACCTGAAACTAGTGACTAAACCGATTAAGTCATCAGGAGAGACATTTAATGAGACCACAGAGCAAGAAAATCAAGAACCAGATTACTATACAACTGGAAGTCTTTGTGCAGCCAGAGCAGTCGCCCACTGCTGGCCAtaaaaaagaatgcaggttCATGGCACTTTCATTTGTGAAACATGAAAGCTGGAAGTCTATCTTTTATACCCGGTATGAGCGATTAATTTTTCCAAAGGCCTAAATGAGAAACTGAGACTGCTGTCGAGGTTCTGCACTAATAAGCTGAACTCAGTTCTGCTCAATATTCTTTTAATTTCTTCAAAAGCTAGTTAGTATGGCcatccacaacagtcccagtttcttgTGTGGCCCCTTGGGAACATTAATTGCCCACGTCTGTTTTATCCTGCCTGTTCTTTCTTCTGACCGGCTGTGTGCAGCCCTGATTTTTGTGGGTTGGCCTATACTTATGAGCAGCTGCTTAAACTAAAAAGTTGGTATAAACCCAATAAAGATGCTTAACAGTGGTGTCTGATATTTAACTGTGCATCCATCTATGATACAGAGAAGATTGACTCATATAGAAGTAGGGTCTggtatttaaaacattttacattaaaatgaagGTCAGTAAAATGGTGACCATAACACACAAAGATTGAATTATGGGagtaaatgaatgaatttaagGAATAAGTAagacacagattttttttttctaagaccTGAACTTGCAGAAGCGCTAACTGTGCAAAAAGCAGAGCCAAGGCCTCAATGATGAGGTCTGTGAGTCCTACTCAAGTACAAAAGGCATAATGAGGAACACATGGTGTATGCACTAAGAGCCAAGTGAGAACTTAGGTGAGTAATACACAGAGACTTCTTATTCCACTGGTCTGTTAAGAGAGCTTTGCACACAAAGAGAGCATAAAACATGATGCTGAGTATAATTACGtttgtttcatttccatcaGTATTCTGTCTGTTTCCTCCATCTAGTGGCCAAAGCATATAAAGTTCTTCAGTAGCTTTAACTACTTTGTAAAATAACCTGTTGCCCATCTTGGAGATTTTTTCATCTGTTTTGAAGAGCAAGATAACATgttattgggtttttttgcattgATATTTTTGTATATGCACAGAAACTTATCTGTTATAGAGCAGTGTGCCAGTTTTTTCACTGTCATAATTTAATTACTCCTCATTATAATTGCTATATTCATTTTGAGATCCAGTATCAATGCAATTATATCTAAGAGGAAAGTCACGTGAAGACTGTTGGGCTCAAAGCACACTGGATTTTTCACATTACTGCACTCTGACTAGACCAAAATAAAGCCTCTGTGTGCTTCACCGCAAAGATTTGCTCGGCCATAATaagataaatataataaaattaacatttgatggtgaaattattattattattattttaaagacTTTAACTTTGTCAGACTGCTCAGTGATCACTGCTCTCCATCCAACACAAGAGGGCAGTGTTTTCCCTTTGCCTAAAGGGAGGGGACAATCAGGTAAATATTTCTCAAGGTCAAAATAACACATCATGGAGCGTTTGGGCAGGTAACAGGGTTATCTAAAGGTTCAGCAAAACGCTCAAAACCAATTCATGATGTGGCGACACTTTAGTAAAGAGTCCATAATATAGCACAGCTGTTCTAAAAAGACATCTTAGCTTGCATTAATAGCACTACAGCTCATCAGTTTCCCCACTTATGTCAAACATCAGCTCATCAAATCATCTGATGGTCTGCTTACTAACAAATCCACTGTTTATGATTTGCTTTCGTAATTCTAATCACATCAGCTGAGACTGAGGGTGCTTCTGGCAGTGCAAGGAGATGTGTGATTAACAAGCCCCTCAGTGACAAGCATTACATACACATAAGCAAAGCAAACACTATACCAAAATGACAGAGAAAAAAGTCCGCCTGTCTAAGGCGCGAGCTGCAGTGGTTGCACCATTTGCTCACATGCAACCagatgcatgcacacacacacacacacacacacacacacacacacacacacacacacacacacacacacactccaaaaCCATCTCTGAACTCATCCACAGGAAATGGATCTGAGCAGTGGAGGAGCTGAGTTTGCCGCACAGGCACACacgcgcatacacacacacacagaacgcCTGCACCCCCATTGGTTGACGTCTCTCCACCCCACCGCAGGAGTCTCTGAGGGGTCTGCTGCAGTACTCTGCTCCAGGGGCCTGGAAACGCTGGAGTGagccatttttttccccctctctacTTCTATTTTTGGGCTGGATATCGAAGGTCCACAGCCTCCCTCATTTTCCACTGTTTTCCAGAATACTGGTTCCCAGTGTGCACTGTTCGTATGGCATTCAGTTCCTTCTCTGCAGATAAAAACAGCAGGCCTCTAGCTCAGAGAGGCAATATGATACCACTGAGACAACAAGAATCTGTGCAATAAGCTAGTGAGGAAGGACGCATAAATCGTGCCTCTGCTGCAGGGCCCAGGGGCAGCAACCCAGTGCTCAGCCAGCCATGTAGGCTCAGGCCACAGCTAAAAGAATTTGGGAAGGACCCTTCCTGCAGCCCACCCCCTCCCCCACCCTAACAAAAAGAAAGGATTTAACCAGTCCTCAGTCAAACGAAAAAGAAACAAGTTTTATTATTTCAAGTCAAAGCCAAAggtcttattttacattttctgctgTCTGTTGTGGGAAAGTGACCCTCAGTAATATGCTGTTTATGTGTAATTAATATAACTACCACAGCTATGGCAGTACTATGTAGCGAATACTTTATTTAATGCAGAGTAGCATACTGAAATGTCAAAAGCATCCTTGTTTAACCCAAGATCACCTATTACAATGGCCATTTTGAGCTACCAAGTGTTACACTGATGAAGGAAAACCCcgtaaaacataaacaacaacaacaacagtaatcATAAAAGGATTGTTTATTCTGATAATAATAACTGCAAGTATAGCTGCAGTTCACAACTAGAGCTCAGCTGTTGCACTGATCTGTTCATAATGGGACTGAAGAGTTAACTTATACTGGCAAATATCACAGACTCTTAGAAAGTGCTTGGCAGAGTCATGAGTGTATAATGTGTAAACACTGGAAATCCTAATTGAAATGGCACagttaaaggaaaataaaaggcCCAGCATCTCATGGGTTTGCAGCCTCTACCTGCAGGGGGAATCAATCTCATCAAGCAAAGATCTCCAACCTCAGTCTGAGAGTAAAACACAAGAGTATCTGCCCACATTCATAAAATAGAGGGAGGTCCCTAATTCCACAATAGCCTATAGGGCTTCAGATTCATGTAAGAACCTGTCAGAGGGAAGAAGCATGTTTATGAATGAACAAACTGCTTCTCTGCCCGAGTTCATTGTGGTGTCTGTTTGGCATGGGGATGGATAAGGAGTCCTGCACTTTAAAACtgctgtgtgtggttttttatGCATTTAGTTGTCACAGTTGCaaacatcaggaaaaaaaactaaacttaatAAACTTATGAAAAAACAAAGGCAGAGATGTTTGGGGGGAAATTCAGAGTTTGTAATCTGTTTGCAGGATCCACAAGTTTTTACAGCTGTTTGGTGTGACAGCTGATTGACAGCATGTGattttgatgttgttgttgttgttgttgtttttgttttttaaagcagtgGTTTCTGTTATCTCCGCGGCCTCAGAAATGGGTATCCGGCTTATTGATGGTGGGGAATGCCAGCGGGCATTAGAACAGCAAGCGGCCATCTGCCAGCCTAGCGAACTAGCAACCCCACCAGCTGCAGTCGCAAAACGCCCTACAAAGCAGGACATGCATGCAGCTTCTGACGTCTGCGGCCACACTGCGCTACAAAGCCCAGAAAAACCAGGAGCGGAAACAATGAGAATCAAGCTTATAGACGCCGCATAGGTCCACCGCTGGCAAGTTTTTTTGAGGGAAGAGGCTGCTGTTAAGTGCACATCAGTTCATTTCGGATGGCCGGTTTGCGCGAATATCTTTCCACGGTGAAAAAATCTACATAAAAAGACTCATGCAGGGGCACTTTAATACCCCGACATGGCGACGGCAAGAAAAGGGAGAGAGCTTTTTACTATTTTGGAAACTAGCGCGGACACAGAAAGTACAACGGCGTGCGACAGCCAAGACTCTCCGCTTAACCTTTCGGCCGATGTGAAGTGGTTTGAGATTCCGTACAGAAAGCCAGACTCGGACGAGGAAGACGAACTgcgggaggaagaggaggaggaggacggcGGCGGCGAGGGGGAGAATGGATTCACGAGCACAGCAGCAGCCGCGGCGGCGGAGACTGCAGACGCGGCCAGCTTCATCGCAGGAGGAGGCTGCAACATAATTTTAGTCACAGGCAGCAATGGGCTCAAGCACGACGAGGAGGAGTATGCAGAGGACTGCTATTATTCTACCTCCACTAACTGCTCTGACACCACCTCGAACGATTCGGATATTGATTTCTCCGatttggaggaggaggaggagcgcaGGAGTTTTTTCAGCTTTGAAGATGACTTGGATGAAGACTGCACTTCTCCCGGCTTCTGGGGCGAGCCTGACCAGGTAATTTCAATCGAGCCCTTCTCCGCTGTCAGTGGCCCTCAGCACTCGCTGGGGGACGATGCTGACACCCGTGACTATTTCCGGATACTCTTCCCAGATTCTCTTTTTGAACACATGgtagaacaaacaaacaattacGCCCTCTATCGGCAAAGGAGGAGCGGAAAATCAGACCCCCACTGGCACCCAACTGATGTTAGAGAGATGAAGGCTTATGTGGGGCTGAATATTCTTATGGGCATCAATCAGCTTCCAGACACCGGCATGTACTGGGCCAGTGATATTTTCATCGGCAATGCGGGCTTTAAAAAGACAATGACGGCGAGGCGCTTTGAGAAACTCACCCAGTATCTCCAGCTGTGCGACCGTGAGTCAGAGCCCGTGCGTGGGGAGCGTGGATATGATGGCCTCTTCAAAATCAGGCCTCTCCTTGATGTGGTGGAGAACACCATGTGGGATGCGTACGTGCCCAATCGTTGTTTGACCATAGACAAGTGTGCCATTGTCACCAAGGGACGTTTCTCCCCCACCCAGTACATGTCCTCCAAGCCCCTCAGGAAGGGGCTGACAGTGTGGATGCTGTGTGACTCTCGCTCAGGCTACTGTCATCGAGCCAAGATCTACGTAGGCCGGCCCAGTGAAGACGAGGCAGCAGCCTGCCTCAGTTACAGAGTGGTAACCTCTTTAGTGCGCGGCCTGGAGGGTCAGTACCACCATCTCTTCATGGACAGCTTCTTTACCTCTGTGCCCCTCCTCCAGAGGCTGCTGAGAGACGGACTGTATGCCTGTGGGCCCACTCAGCCCGGGCGCAAAGGTTACCCAGAGGTCCTCCGCCCACGAAACGTCGGAAAGCTGTCCCAGGGCGAGTTCTACCAATGCCAGCGTGGCAACCTGGTTGCTACTGTGACAAGGGATGCCAAGGTGGTCAGCTGCCTGTCCACCAACTCCGCTCCAGGAATTGTGGGCATCAGTCCAGGCCGGCAGCAGCACGAGGCGGACGGAGATGGTGAGAATGACAGCATAGACAGCTCAGGTTTGTCTTTTGGCGTGCCCCGACCTCTGCCCTTGCTCTTGTACCAGgagaacatgaggggcgtggACCTGTGTGACCAGCTGAGGGAGTGCTACCAGGTTGGCAGGCCGTGCAAGAAGTGGTGGCGCTACTTCCTGTGGTTCTATGTCAACCTGTGCATCGTCAATGCATACATCATCCTGAGGGAGAGCCGGGGGGGCGCGCCACCAGCAGGCTTCAACGGCAAGCAGTTCACCCAACGTCACTTCCGCGTTCGCCTGGCACAGCAGCTGATTGGAGACTACCAAGGGGCGAGGGGCATGGAGCGGGCAGCACGCAAGAGACACGCAGATTCACCCATAGAGTATGGACATCGCCTAGAGCGCATGTCGGAGCGCTCGCGCCGCTGCAGGAACTGCACCAACAAGGGACTGCGACATGAAAGCGTGTTCGGCTGCAAGATATGCAATGTCCACCTATGCAGGGGAGGGTGCTTCTCTGAGTTTCATAAATAGAAatgaactgtttttgttttgtttttatatcctTTGTGTAATCAAACAACTTGTGTCAAGGGATTTTTTTAGAACAGTAAAAACAATTTGTAATTCCAAAGGTTACCACTACAAGTGCACAATATAGTCACACTTTATGTAGagctagttttagttttaggaGTATTATTGCACGTATAATAGAGAAAAATAATAAGAGAAACTGTAGATTATTTGAATTAGTATAGAATGTTTTGGCAACTTGCCTTCTGTAACACTGACAGAATTGCCTTGTGTCacttttttatacatttaaaatatgttaaggattttatattaaaaaaaagaagaagaaatcaaacTTTTCTGCACTTACAGAAAAAAAGATCAGAAAATGTTTACAGTGGGAAGTTTATCTTTCTccttttccaaaataaaaacttCATTTTAATGCACTTAACAAATGCAGTTCTTTGTTCCTGTGACCCTGAAAGCATTATTCATATTCTATggagaaacagtgaaatgtgagCTTTAATGAACATGCACTCCTTTAAAAACAGGTTCAGCTTTGGTTGCCCTCTCTTCCTTCACTCATgaaaatctgtgtgtgtctctggcCGTTCAAGGGGACGCAGCTTGGAGCAATTAGAGAGTAGAAAAAGCCCCTCAGTAGTCTCCAGCCAATGGACCCAGTGATGCCATTTCTTTCTCCAACCACACTAGAGACACAGAGCCATCTGTGGCCCTATTACACTC
This region of Pelmatolapia mariae isolate MD_Pm_ZW linkage group LG12, Pm_UMD_F_2, whole genome shotgun sequence genomic DNA includes:
- the LOC134638247 gene encoding piggyBac transposable element-derived protein 4-like is translated as MATARKGRELFTILETSADTESTTACDSQDSPLNLSADVKWFEIPYRKPDSDEEDELREEEEEEDGGGEGENGFTSTAAAAAAETADAASFIAGGGCNIILVTGSNGLKHDEEEYAEDCYYSTSTNCSDTTSNDSDIDFSDLEEEEERRSFFSFEDDLDEDCTSPGFWGEPDQVISIEPFSAVSGPQHSLGDDADTRDYFRILFPDSLFEHMVEQTNNYALYRQRRSGKSDPHWHPTDVREMKAYVGLNILMGINQLPDTGMYWASDIFIGNAGFKKTMTARRFEKLTQYLQLCDRESEPVRGERGYDGLFKIRPLLDVVENTMWDAYVPNRCLTIDKCAIVTKGRFSPTQYMSSKPLRKGLTVWMLCDSRSGYCHRAKIYVGRPSEDEAAACLSYRVVTSLVRGLEGQYHHLFMDSFFTSVPLLQRLLRDGLYACGPTQPGRKGYPEVLRPRNVGKLSQGEFYQCQRGNLVATVTRDAKVVSCLSTNSAPGIVGISPGRQQHEADGDGENDSIDSSGLSFGVPRPLPLLLYQENMRGVDLCDQLRECYQVGRPCKKWWRYFLWFYVNLCIVNAYIILRESRGGAPPAGFNGKQFTQRHFRVRLAQQLIGDYQGARGMERAARKRHADSPIEYGHRLERMSERSRRCRNCTNKGLRHESVFGCKICNVHLCRGGCFSEFHK